The DNA region GAAAAGGTTTCCACTTCACGCACCGTGGCGTCACAAACAATCAAGATTCACGACCATTTCGACGACGTGTAGAATCGAGCCGGGCTGTCAAGACGACTGTGGGAGGGGTGCTAAGTGATGAATACTCTCAACTTACGCCTGCTTCGCGGATGGAGTGCCGCCTCCTTCGCGACTCTCACGGCGGCCTGCTCGCATACGGTGGGTGGCGGAAGCTTCCCTTTCGGCATCGCATTCCTGTTGGCGCTGACTTTATCCGCACTGGTTTGCACGGTGCTGGCCGGAAAGAAAATTTCGCTTCCTCGGCTGATTTTGGCAGTCGTCGGCTCGCAGCTGATTTTTCATAGACTTTTTGCCCTTCTGGGTGACGCAAGCTTCGGCTCTGCCGCATCCACGCCGTCGGGACATCACCATCGACCCTTTGCCCTACCAGGCTTGTCTACTGCAGATCTCAGCTCCGCAACGAGTGGCGCTGAACAACTTATGCTTTTCGCGCACTTGGCAGCCGGAATTTTGACCGTTGCAGCCTTTCGTCGTGGTGAGTCTGCCATTTTGCAGCTCATCAATGCGATAAAGCTCATGTTGCGCCCATTGCTGATAATCGCAATGGCTTTACTGCCAGCACACCAAGAACGACCACGATTGGCACCGCATACGCGACTAGCCGCGTTTAGTTCGCGAGAGGTCTTTCTCCGACAGCACCATCGCGGGCCGCCAGCGGCAACAGCGTACGTTTTCTGATCGCTTAGATCCGGGAGGACCTGTTCTCCTAGCCGGCTGGCTGATTCTGCCGCTTCCGTGCTGCCACAAACGTACGCATTCATGAGCCAAATCAAGCCCTCACCGTTGCGGCTTGAGTCATTCTCTTCACCATTTTTATGGAGAATTCATGAACCCCCTTACCCGCTCGGCATCCGCCGTCGGTGCCGTTGCTGTGCTTGCTCTCGCGCTTAGCGCATGCGGAGCTGGCGCTTCAAATAGTCCCTCAGCTGCCGCGCAAAATAGCTCCGTGACCCCGGCAGCAACTACGGAATACCCGCTGACCGTGGACAACTGTGGCCTTAGCCAGAGTTTCGACAAAGCTCCGAGCCGCGTAGCCATTCTGAACGGCAACTCCATCGCAGAAGTGCAGAGCGTCTTAGCGTTGGGCCTGGCCAAGTCGGTCGTCGCCAATGCGCAAAAGTACGGCGTCTATGACGATCCCTCGATGGCGCAACAAATTTCTGCTTTGCCTACTGTCAGCTCCGCTGGCTCGACGCAACGCGATATTCCGGCCGAGACTCTATTGAATTTGAAGCCAGATCTGGTCATTGCTAACTCCTCTGGCGCCTTCGACACCGGAAAAGGCATGGCCACTCGTGAGCAACTTGCCGCGATTGGCGCGAAGACGCTTATTAACCCCGACCAGTGTGCCCTAGGCAAAGCCAGCCCCAGCGCGGAAGAGAAAACTGCTCTTGCTAACGCTTCCTGGGCATCAGCCAAGACGTTC from Renibacterium salmoninarum ATCC 33209 includes:
- a CDS encoding ABC transporter substrate-binding protein: MNPLTRSASAVGAVAVLALALSACGAGASNSPSAAAQNSSVTPAATTEYPLTVDNCGLSQSFDKAPSRVAILNGNSIAEVQSVLALGLAKSVVANAQKYGVYDDPSMAQQISALPTVSSAGSTQRDIPAETLLNLKPDLVIANSSGAFDTGKGMATREQLAAIGAKTLINPDQCALGKASPSAEEKTALANASWASAKTFYTLLGKVFNVQAKAQELNQSIDQRVKSVADKIGASGSAKKKPTVLVAFPGMSMMNSNGLPAVMTGSQYDSLLGAAGARNAFTGQDRMFTRSLSAEQLAAAKVDVLVLGRFTAAEDAQTEAEKLFAAYPQWDAAKNKRFVSLADSAYLGPHNALAIEKIAQVTHPDAFS